One window of the Natrinema sp. CBA1119 genome contains the following:
- a CDS encoding transcriptional regulator, which yields MSSVDTSLPDEIASVTDETDERLSKDVIFELLKNRRRREVLAYLLDADETVTLGELAEQIAAWENDTDINALSSDQRKRVYVALYQTHLPKMDDAGIVEYDQDRGLISLADNADLLMMYLDTDTHRQDRWDRWYAGLSVAGASLIGAAFLGIPLLSAVPMTALAGLVVAAFFCLSSAHVVRNRHHERNVDGKLSRIE from the coding sequence ATGTCGTCGGTAGACACGTCACTTCCGGATGAGATCGCCTCGGTCACCGACGAGACGGACGAGCGGCTCTCGAAGGACGTCATTTTCGAGCTCTTAAAGAATCGCCGTCGGCGCGAAGTCCTCGCGTACCTCCTGGACGCCGACGAAACGGTGACGCTCGGCGAGCTCGCGGAACAGATCGCCGCCTGGGAGAACGACACTGATATCAACGCCCTCAGCTCCGACCAGCGAAAACGAGTCTACGTCGCCCTCTATCAGACCCATCTTCCGAAGATGGACGACGCTGGTATCGTCGAGTACGACCAGGACCGAGGGTTGATCTCGCTGGCGGACAACGCCGACCTGTTGATGATGTACCTCGATACGGATACCCATCGACAGGATCGGTGGGATCGGTGGTATGCGGGGCTTAGCGTGGCCGGGGCGTCCCTTATCGGTGCGGCGTTCCTCGGGATCCCGCTCCTGTCGGCCGTGCCGATGACTGCCCTCGCCGGCCTCGTCGTCGCCGCCTTTTTCTGCCTCTCGAGCGCTCACGTCGTTCGGAACCGCCATCACGAACGCAACGTCGACGGAAAGCTCTCCCGTATCGAGTAA
- a CDS encoding glycosyltransferase family 4 protein has product MHIGFYHDAAGTRHAGGIAVYTQRMAVELSETNDVTLYTRRGELSPVLLESDVRIVETPSFDDHPSRVTDPINPLGTQNRKKFLMTLWAARNDVIDQMNERLDVLCTSQFLDDLLLSNLVDVPTVYTFHKASDRSPAAWLRDRFSQTDLLLANSPDTAQKLTETFGYDFEGVIAPGIDPEAFRPGIEPAFESDDPAILFVGRLVESKGIDDLLEAVAALDGRQELHFVGRGERTRIRDRAAALGIDDDVVCHGEVPHPDLPAYHAGADVFCLPSHKESFGMANLEAMACGLPVVTTDLEGIGTYLSNGENGLLARVGDPQDLADKLTMLVDSPSLRSRLGAQAREDAHAFRWTAQAERFERVCRTALESTEGADRPSSDPIRADTV; this is encoded by the coding sequence ATGCACATCGGGTTCTATCACGACGCGGCGGGCACGCGCCACGCCGGGGGGATCGCCGTCTACACGCAGCGGATGGCGGTCGAACTCAGCGAGACGAACGACGTGACGCTGTACACCAGACGCGGTGAGCTCTCCCCCGTGTTGCTCGAGTCGGACGTGCGAATCGTCGAGACCCCGTCGTTCGACGACCATCCCTCTCGGGTAACTGATCCGATCAACCCCCTCGGGACCCAGAACCGCAAGAAGTTCCTGATGACGCTGTGGGCGGCCCGTAACGACGTCATCGATCAGATGAACGAACGGCTCGACGTGCTCTGTACGTCCCAGTTTCTGGACGACCTGCTCCTCTCGAACCTCGTCGACGTGCCGACCGTCTACACGTTTCACAAGGCCTCGGACCGCTCTCCGGCGGCCTGGCTTCGCGACCGGTTTTCGCAAACGGACCTGCTGCTTGCCAACTCGCCGGATACCGCCCAGAAGCTCACCGAGACGTTCGGCTACGACTTCGAGGGCGTTATCGCGCCCGGCATCGATCCCGAGGCGTTTCGGCCCGGTATCGAGCCCGCGTTCGAGAGCGACGACCCGGCAATCTTGTTCGTCGGCCGACTCGTCGAATCGAAGGGGATCGACGACCTGCTCGAGGCGGTCGCGGCCCTCGACGGACGGCAGGAACTCCACTTCGTCGGGCGGGGCGAACGCACCCGGATTCGGGATCGGGCCGCGGCCCTCGGGATTGACGACGACGTCGTCTGCCACGGCGAGGTTCCCCACCCTGACCTCCCGGCGTACCACGCCGGAGCCGACGTGTTCTGTCTCCCAAGCCACAAGGAGAGTTTCGGGATGGCGAACCTGGAAGCGATGGCTTGTGGCCTCCCGGTCGTCACGACCGATCTCGAGGGGATCGGGACCTACCTGTCCAACGGGGAAAACGGTCTGCTGGCCCGCGTCGGCGATCCCCAGGATCTCGCGGACAAGCTGACGATGCTCGTGGACTCCCCCTCGCTCCGGTCGCGCCTCGGTGCGCAGGCTCGCGAAGACGCACACGCGTTTCGCTGGACCGCCCAGGCTGAACGCTTCGAGCGGGTCTGTCGCACCGCACTCGAGTCGACCGAGGGGGCCGATCGCCCGTCGAGCGATCCGATCCGGGCGGATACGGTCTGA